The Deltaproteobacteria bacterium genome window below encodes:
- the folP gene encoding dihydropteroate synthase has protein sequence MARIRLIEFGSRTDAVREMERIGVDPAGIAMMAPKQFHRNLRIDDLSPAQANILKQDALSLGAEAAVAKGVVSCEASLTGCVLSGTEKQLRELVRKLGHQPYGLKAIGREIEAALNCIEADVIVFKGVSRTWNISGRALVMGVLNVTPDSFSDGGKYGSTDAAIERGIAMLEEGADIIDVGGESTRPGAKPVSEAEELTRVIPVIEGLVRKGAAVSVDTTKAAVARAGVDAGAEIVNDISAMTRDAQMAGVVASSGAGVILMHMRGEPGSMQSMTDYGDVAAEVYAFLDGALRGAVAAGIDIEKTAVDPGIGFAKDADGSLELLRRLREFTSFGRPVLVGTSRKSFIAKALGADKYADAASRGVPTLATVCAAVTNGASIVRVHDVEETREAVNMLAAIKGKSNNAVKA, from the coding sequence GTGGCGAGAATAAGACTTATCGAATTTGGCAGCCGCACTGATGCCGTACGCGAGATGGAGCGTATCGGCGTTGACCCTGCGGGCATCGCCATGATGGCCCCGAAACAATTCCACCGCAATTTAAGGATAGACGACTTAAGCCCGGCGCAGGCGAACATCCTAAAACAGGACGCGCTCTCGCTTGGCGCAGAGGCTGCCGTTGCAAAGGGTGTTGTGTCGTGCGAGGCCTCTCTTACGGGCTGCGTGCTCTCTGGCACGGAAAAACAGCTAAGGGAACTCGTAAGAAAGCTTGGTCATCAGCCCTACGGCTTGAAGGCCATCGGGCGCGAGATAGAGGCAGCGCTAAACTGCATCGAGGCCGATGTCATTGTTTTTAAGGGCGTGAGCCGGACGTGGAATATCTCTGGCCGCGCGCTCGTTATGGGCGTGCTCAATGTCACGCCCGATTCGTTCTCTGACGGCGGGAAATACGGTTCCACCGATGCCGCGATAGAGCGCGGTATCGCGATGCTCGAAGAGGGCGCGGATATAATAGACGTCGGAGGCGAGTCCACAAGGCCGGGGGCAAAACCAGTTAGCGAGGCCGAGGAGCTTACGCGCGTTATCCCGGTCATAGAAGGGCTTGTCAGGAAGGGCGCTGCAGTGTCGGTTGACACGACAAAGGCGGCTGTTGCAAGGGCTGGCGTGGACGCCGGAGCGGAGATTGTAAACGACATAAGCGCCATGACAAGGGATGCTCAAATGGCAGGTGTAGTGGCCTCATCCGGCGCGGGCGTTATCCTCATGCACATGAGGGGCGAGCCTGGCTCGATGCAGTCCATGACCGATTACGGCGACGTTGCCGCAGAGGTGTACGCATTTTTGGACGGCGCGCTAAGGGGCGCAGTAGCCGCTGGCATTGATATCGAAAAAACGGCCGTTGACCCGGGTATCGGGTTTGCGAAGGATGCGGACGGAAGCCTCGAGCTTTTGAGGAGATTAAGGGAGTTTACCTCGTTTGGCCGTCCGGTACTTGTCGGCACGTCGAGAAAGTCGTTCATAGCAAAGGCGCTTGGCGCGGATAAGTATGCGGATGCGGCATCGAGAGGCGTGCCGACACTCGCAACCGTGTGCGCCGCCGTTACGAACGGAGCGTCGATTGTAAGGGTGCACGACGTGGAGGAAACGCGCGAAGCGGTTAATATGCTTGCTGCGATAAAAGGCAAAAGTAATAACGCCGTAAAGGCATAG
- the ftsH gene encoding ATP-dependent zinc metalloprotease FtsH gives MKNQLYKNIGMWLIIIVAIVLMVNLLNYNKTTTSELAYTEFVAAVERGDITAVKMQGNFISGQLKDGKAFTTYAPNDPELIKNLSVKGVGIKAEPAVDTPGWGTIFISWFPILLLIGIWIFFMRQMQSGGGKAMSFGKSKAKLLTQNQQTVTFKDVAGIEEAKQEVEEIIEFLKDPKKFTKLGGRIPKGVLLMGSPGTGKTLLAKAIAGEAGVAFFSISGSDFVEMFVGVGASRVRDLFIQGKKNAPCIIFIDEIDAVGRHRGAGLGGGHDEREQTLNQLLVEMDGFESNEGVIIVAATNRPDVLDPALLRPGRFDRTVVVPAPDVKGRGEILKVHASKSPLSDDVNLDIIAKGTPGFSGADLANLVNEAALLAARRNKDKISKAEFDEAKDKLLMGSERKSMIISDEEKRNTAYHEAGHALVARLIPGTDPIHKVSIIPRGMALGLTQQLPIDERHMYNKEYLQSTISMLMGGRIAEEIVMKHKTTGAGNDIERATELARRMVCEWGMSEKLGPLKFGKKEEHIFLGRDVGQGRDFSESTAMAIDAEIRNIVDENYNRAKDLLTARMDKLHALAAALLEKEALDGDAIDRIIFGDNIPEGVKVSGGSGGGQTVLPPSSPEARA, from the coding sequence ATGAAGAACCAGCTATACAAAAACATAGGCATGTGGCTAATCATCATCGTGGCAATCGTGTTGATGGTCAACCTTTTGAATTATAACAAGACAACGACCTCGGAGCTTGCGTACACGGAGTTTGTCGCTGCTGTCGAGAGGGGCGATATTACCGCCGTCAAGATGCAGGGCAATTTCATAAGCGGCCAGCTAAAGGACGGCAAGGCGTTTACCACGTACGCGCCAAACGATCCGGAGCTTATAAAGAACCTTAGCGTCAAAGGGGTCGGCATAAAGGCCGAGCCCGCGGTCGATACCCCGGGGTGGGGCACGATATTTATTTCCTGGTTCCCGATACTTCTCCTGATAGGCATCTGGATATTCTTCATGCGTCAGATGCAGTCTGGTGGGGGCAAGGCCATGAGCTTTGGGAAATCCAAGGCAAAGCTCCTTACCCAGAACCAGCAGACAGTGACCTTCAAAGATGTCGCCGGAATAGAAGAGGCAAAGCAGGAGGTCGAGGAGATAATTGAGTTCCTAAAAGACCCGAAAAAGTTCACAAAGCTTGGCGGCAGGATTCCCAAGGGAGTTCTTCTCATGGGCTCGCCTGGCACGGGCAAGACGCTTCTTGCAAAGGCAATAGCCGGGGAGGCCGGGGTTGCGTTCTTTAGCATATCGGGAAGCGACTTTGTCGAGATGTTTGTCGGAGTTGGAGCTTCGCGCGTAAGAGACCTTTTCATACAGGGCAAGAAGAACGCGCCGTGCATAATCTTTATAGATGAAATAGACGCCGTAGGCCGCCACAGGGGCGCCGGGCTTGGCGGCGGACACGATGAAAGGGAGCAGACACTAAACCAACTCCTTGTAGAGATGGACGGCTTTGAAAGCAACGAGGGCGTGATAATAGTTGCGGCAACGAACCGCCCGGACGTCCTTGACCCGGCGCTTCTTAGGCCTGGAAGGTTCGATCGCACGGTGGTCGTGCCGGCGCCGGATGTAAAGGGCAGGGGCGAGATATTAAAGGTGCATGCCTCGAAGTCGCCTCTCTCGGACGATGTGAACCTCGACATCATCGCAAAGGGCACGCCCGGGTTTTCCGGAGCGGACCTTGCAAACCTCGTAAACGAGGCAGCGCTGCTTGCCGCAAGAAGAAATAAGGACAAGATATCCAAGGCCGAGTTCGACGAGGCAAAGGATAAGCTCCTTATGGGCAGCGAGCGAAAGAGCATGATAATCAGCGACGAGGAGAAAAGGAACACCGCGTATCACGAGGCAGGGCACGCGCTGGTTGCGAGGCTCATCCCGGGGACAGACCCGATACACAAGGTCTCGATAATACCAAGGGGCATGGCCCTTGGGCTCACGCAGCAGCTTCCGATAGATGAGCGCCACATGTACAACAAGGAATACCTCCAGAGCACCATATCCATGCTCATGGGCGGGCGCATTGCAGAGGAAATAGTTATGAAGCACAAAACGACCGGCGCCGGTAACGACATAGAGCGTGCAACCGAGCTTGCAAGGCGCATGGTATGCGAGTGGGGCATGAGCGAGAAGCTCGGGCCGCTAAAGTTTGGCAAGAAGGAAGAGCATATATTCCTCGGACGCGATGTCGGGCAGGGCCGTGATTTCAGCGAATCCACGGCAATGGCGATAGACGCCGAAATAAGGAATATAGTGGACGAGAATTATAACAGGGCAAAAGACCTCCTTACCGCACGCATGGACAAGCTCCATGCCCTTGCCGCCGCGCTTCTCGAAAAAGAGGCGTTAGACGGCGACGCCATAGACCGCATTATTTTCGGCGACAATATCCCCGAGGGCGTGAAGGTATCGGGCGGTAGCGGCGGAGGGCAAACGGTATTGCCGCCTTCTTCGCCGGAGGCGAGGGCGTAG